From one Gemmobacter sp. genomic stretch:
- a CDS encoding phage head-tail joining protein, whose protein sequence is MSYTQQDITRLRSAIAKGASQVRVGEEQITFRSLAEMRSLLAEMESSVNGATSRQHYPQFVERP, encoded by the coding sequence GTGAGCTACACGCAACAAGATATCACGCGCCTGCGCTCGGCCATTGCCAAGGGCGCCAGCCAGGTGCGGGTGGGCGAAGAGCAGATTACCTTCCGCAGCCTTGCTGAAATGCGGTCCTTGCTGGCGGAAATGGAATCGTCGGTCAACGGCGCGACCAGCCGGCAGCATTATCCGCAGTTCGTGGAACGCCCCTGA
- a CDS encoding phage portal protein, which produces MNLLDRAIAAFSPQAGLRRAQARMSLQAIAHYRSASVTRRTASVRAVAGDADAVAAMARRQIALSARDVVRNNAVAERAVQVLVNAIIGTGIEPKLITGDDGLREDWKVRLRQLDSVLIDADGMSTLAGLQRLMVRAMIIDGEALMILPREAGPNGLVQVRVLEADFLDDRRQGRAENSVNALYDGIEYGPDGRVVAYHLYDDHPGSAVSKPDWKGLTSSRVSADRVIHLFRPDRPGQRRGVSWFAPVLDDLVALADNDEAQMMRQNIAACFAAFWRSDKTGEAAGIPPKLAPGLIQQIGHDDEVVFANPPEVTGYDDFARIHLRRIAAGLGITYEALTGDLSGVNYSSARIGRMEMAANVEAWQWTLVMPQLCAPMADWILRGWAYAAPNLISALRNARISYTPPPPAIADPKTEIQVAVQKVEAGLSSRAAEIRKLGYEPAEIDAEITADTAMRQSLAALKAPAVAAAAQDETQKEDRSDD; this is translated from the coding sequence ATGAACCTGCTGGATCGCGCCATTGCCGCGTTCAGCCCGCAGGCGGGGCTTCGCCGGGCGCAAGCCCGCATGTCGCTGCAGGCGATTGCACATTATCGCTCGGCCTCGGTCACCCGGCGCACCGCATCGGTGCGCGCTGTCGCCGGTGATGCCGACGCGGTGGCGGCTATGGCGCGCCGCCAGATCGCGCTGTCGGCGCGCGATGTGGTGCGCAACAACGCCGTGGCCGAGCGTGCGGTGCAGGTGCTGGTCAATGCGATCATCGGCACCGGGATCGAACCCAAACTGATCACCGGCGATGACGGCCTGCGCGAAGACTGGAAGGTCAGGTTGCGCCAGCTGGATTCGGTCCTGATCGACGCCGACGGCATGTCGACGCTGGCCGGCCTCCAACGCCTTATGGTGCGGGCCATGATCATCGACGGCGAAGCGCTGATGATCCTGCCGCGCGAGGCCGGCCCGAACGGCCTTGTGCAGGTCAGGGTTCTGGAGGCGGATTTTCTGGATGACCGGCGGCAGGGGCGCGCCGAGAATTCGGTGAATGCGCTCTACGACGGGATCGAATATGGCCCCGATGGCCGGGTGGTGGCCTATCACCTGTATGATGATCACCCTGGCAGCGCAGTCTCGAAACCCGACTGGAAGGGATTGACCTCCAGCCGCGTGTCGGCGGATCGGGTGATCCACCTGTTCCGGCCTGACCGCCCTGGCCAGCGCCGGGGGGTCAGCTGGTTTGCGCCGGTGCTGGATGATCTGGTGGCGCTGGCCGACAACGACGAAGCGCAGATGATGCGCCAGAACATTGCCGCCTGCTTTGCGGCTTTCTGGCGTTCGGACAAGACGGGCGAGGCGGCAGGCATTCCGCCGAAGCTGGCGCCGGGTCTGATCCAGCAGATCGGCCATGATGATGAGGTGGTGTTCGCCAATCCGCCCGAGGTGACGGGCTATGACGATTTTGCCCGCATCCATCTGCGCCGGATCGCAGCAGGCTTGGGCATCACCTATGAGGCGCTGACCGGCGATCTGTCGGGCGTCAACTACAGCTCTGCCCGCATCGGGCGGATGGAAATGGCGGCAAATGTCGAGGCGTGGCAGTGGACGCTGGTCATGCCGCAGCTGTGCGCGCCCATGGCGGACTGGATCCTGCGGGGATGGGCCTATGCCGCCCCGAACCTGATCTCGGCGCTACGCAACGCCCGCATCAGCTATACACCGCCGCCCCCGGCGATTGCCGACCCAAAGACCGAAATTCAAGTCGCGGTGCAGAAGGTCGAGGCCGGCCTGTCCAGCCGCGCCGCCGAAATCCGCAAGCTCGGCTACGAGCCGGCCGAAATTGACGCCGAAATCACCGCCGACACTGCCATGCGCCAATCGCTGGCCGCGCTGAAGGCGCCGGCGGTGGCCGCTGCTGCCCAAGACGAAACGCAGAAAGAGGATCGCTCCGATGACTGA
- a CDS encoding head maturation protease, ClpP-related, whose translation MTEIRLYGTVGSSWWEEEYFTAKMVREQLDGLSGPITVRINSGGGIATEGQAIYTALRGYQDTVEVVIEGVAASAASLIAMAGDSITMTPGAILMIHDPASWYVDGRGTEDDHLKAARALGVIANAYAGLYAKRAGISVDDAREIMKAETYYDGPAAVEAGFATVYDEAGDESAPAAFDYRLYQHAPQRLLTAAGAIQRERPRAQIVAMMAGIRPKPAKGGKSMAKKPTPATMAEDEDLTPEAEEEEEVRAETEEDPKAEVEGEEDEADAEGEETPDEEDGDAVAILDLVQMHGGSLTTAREFIAKRTPIQGVIAHYREKGPSVTKHKPGGTNARITRDERETRRIGMTEALAAQIGRRAPTDERARPFMSMSLAEMAALSNGQRGPLRTANDRLEVFMAMHTTSDFPLSLQNALNKELESRYREAAPTYRQIARQKTFRDFRPHPMIRPGDFPTLQPIGEGGEIKYGTIGEKAETVALAPYGVAVSISRQTLINDDIGAIADMIADQGRAVSRFEDATFYTMMLGGANADGPTLTETTRQVFNTTDGTKAGSAAAINITSLSLGRAAMMKKTSVDGNLLGILPSILLVGPDKLTEAQQIVAPIQAQQSGNVNPFAGLLTVVPTARITGNAWYLFADPADLPCFVYGYLEGAAAPRTRMEEPFGRQGMQISIEHDFGVGAIDFRGGYKNAGA comes from the coding sequence ATGACTGAAATCCGGCTTTACGGCACGGTCGGATCATCCTGGTGGGAAGAAGAATATTTCACCGCCAAGATGGTTCGTGAGCAACTGGACGGCCTCAGTGGGCCGATCACGGTGCGCATCAATTCCGGTGGCGGAATCGCGACCGAAGGGCAGGCGATCTACACCGCCCTGCGCGGCTATCAGGATACCGTCGAGGTCGTGATCGAGGGGGTTGCGGCATCGGCTGCCAGCCTGATCGCGATGGCCGGCGACAGCATCACCATGACGCCCGGTGCCATCCTGATGATCCACGACCCTGCGTCCTGGTATGTCGACGGTCGCGGAACCGAGGATGACCACCTGAAGGCTGCGCGTGCGCTTGGCGTGATCGCAAACGCCTATGCCGGCCTCTATGCCAAGCGTGCGGGGATCTCGGTCGACGACGCCCGCGAGATCATGAAGGCGGAGACCTATTACGATGGCCCCGCCGCCGTCGAGGCCGGTTTCGCCACTGTCTACGATGAAGCCGGCGATGAATCGGCCCCTGCGGCCTTCGATTACCGCCTCTATCAGCACGCGCCCCAGCGCCTGCTGACCGCTGCTGGCGCGATCCAGCGCGAACGCCCCCGAGCGCAGATCGTGGCCATGATGGCCGGGATCCGTCCGAAACCCGCCAAAGGAGGAAAATCCATGGCCAAGAAACCGACTCCGGCCACCATGGCCGAGGATGAAGACCTGACGCCGGAAGCCGAGGAAGAAGAAGAGGTCCGGGCTGAGACGGAAGAAGATCCGAAGGCCGAGGTCGAAGGCGAAGAGGACGAAGCCGATGCCGAGGGCGAGGAAACCCCGGACGAGGAAGACGGCGATGCCGTGGCAATCCTCGATCTGGTGCAGATGCACGGCGGCTCGCTCACAACGGCGCGCGAGTTCATCGCCAAGCGCACCCCCATTCAGGGCGTGATCGCCCATTACCGCGAGAAAGGACCGAGCGTGACCAAGCACAAGCCCGGCGGCACCAACGCCCGGATCACCCGCGATGAACGCGAAACCCGCCGAATCGGCATGACCGAGGCGCTGGCCGCGCAGATCGGCCGTCGCGCGCCGACCGATGAGCGTGCGCGCCCGTTCATGTCGATGTCGCTGGCCGAGATGGCGGCACTGAGCAATGGCCAGCGTGGCCCGCTCCGCACCGCGAACGACCGGCTGGAAGTCTTCATGGCCATGCACACGACCAGCGATTTCCCGCTGTCGCTGCAGAATGCGCTGAACAAGGAACTGGAATCCCGCTACCGCGAGGCCGCACCCACCTATCGCCAGATCGCGCGGCAAAAGACGTTCCGCGACTTCCGCCCGCATCCGATGATCCGCCCCGGTGATTTCCCGACCCTGCAGCCGATCGGCGAGGGTGGCGAGATCAAATACGGCACCATCGGCGAAAAGGCCGAAACGGTCGCCCTGGCCCCCTATGGCGTTGCCGTGTCGATCAGCCGCCAGACCCTGATCAATGACGACATCGGCGCCATCGCCGACATGATCGCCGATCAGGGCCGCGCCGTGTCGCGGTTCGAAGATGCGACATTCTACACCATGATGCTGGGTGGCGCGAACGCCGACGGCCCGACCCTGACCGAAACCACCCGCCAGGTATTCAACACCACCGACGGGACCAAGGCGGGAAGCGCCGCTGCGATCAACATCACCTCGCTGTCTCTGGGCCGCGCCGCGATGATGAAAAAGACCTCGGTCGATGGCAATCTGCTGGGCATCCTGCCGTCGATCCTCCTGGTTGGTCCCGACAAGCTGACCGAGGCACAGCAGATCGTCGCGCCGATCCAGGCGCAGCAATCGGGCAACGTCAACCCGTTCGCCGGTCTGCTGACCGTTGTTCCGACCGCCCGGATCACCGGCAACGCCTGGTATCTGTTCGCCGATCCGGCCGATCTGCCCTGCTTCGTCTACGGCTACCTCGAAGGCGCTGCGGCACCGCGCACCCGCATGGAGGAACCGTTCGGTCGGCAGGGCATGCAGATCAGCATCGAACACGACTTCGGGGTCGGCGCCATCGACTTCCGCGGCGGCTACAAGAACGCCGGCGCCTGA
- a CDS encoding DUF2190 family protein: MAKNLIQQGHVVSVTAPRNVNSGEMVTVGVLSGVAQHDALSGAAVEIVTEGVFELAKTSAQAWTVGAAIYTIPGTGVCTTATTTGNVLVGVAMAVASNPSGTGIVRLNGSAPAAAT; encoded by the coding sequence ATGGCAAAGAATCTGATCCAGCAGGGCCACGTCGTCTCGGTCACGGCACCCCGCAATGTCAACAGCGGTGAAATGGTCACCGTCGGTGTCCTGTCCGGTGTCGCACAGCACGATGCGCTGTCGGGCGCCGCTGTCGAGATCGTCACCGAAGGCGTGTTCGAACTGGCCAAGACCTCGGCCCAAGCATGGACCGTCGGCGCAGCGATCTATACGATTCCCGGCACCGGCGTCTGCACCACGGCCACCACCACGGGCAACGTCCTGGTGGGCGTGGCCATGGCAGTGGCCAGCAACCCGTCGGGTACCGGCATCGTGCGGCTGAACGGCTCGGCCCCCGCAGCCGCCACCTGA
- a CDS encoding head-tail joining protein: MSHFFEGVAGILADIIGDPVTYQPASGDPRAVQSIFREGPEDLQDDDGHLVRAVGPRWKVRKSDAPELKRGDTIILADGRVFEVQAVWPGGSPASDAFLHADLFEVPA; this comes from the coding sequence ATGAGCCATTTCTTCGAAGGGGTGGCGGGGATCCTCGCCGATATTATCGGCGATCCCGTCACCTATCAGCCGGCATCGGGCGATCCGCGCGCCGTCCAGTCCATCTTCCGCGAGGGCCCCGAAGACCTTCAGGATGACGATGGCCACCTTGTGCGTGCTGTCGGCCCGCGCTGGAAGGTCCGCAAGTCCGATGCACCCGAGCTGAAGCGCGGGGATACGATCATCCTAGCCGATGGCCGGGTGTTCGAGGTGCAGGCCGTCTGGCCCGGCGGATCGCCGGCGTCAGACGCCTTTCTGCATGCCGATCTGTTCGAGGTGCCGGCATGA
- a CDS encoding phage tail tube protein has protein sequence MSVTGVNIGWGAVIRIGRGVTPTWTTLAGVGDFSFPQMQADDIDVTSHSSPDRTKEFIPGMIDNGEMSIPLDSVPGSTQDILLRVLNQTKELIQVGITPAGTGLTEEVYACYVRSYDRQAPVQGKASATLALRISGIVSGEATLPGGS, from the coding sequence ATGAGTGTGACGGGCGTCAATATCGGCTGGGGTGCGGTCATCCGCATCGGCCGAGGGGTCACCCCCACCTGGACCACCCTTGCGGGTGTCGGGGATTTCAGCTTCCCGCAGATGCAGGCCGACGATATCGACGTGACCTCGCATTCCTCGCCCGATCGGACGAAGGAATTCATCCCTGGCATGATCGACAACGGCGAAATGTCTATCCCGCTGGACAGCGTGCCCGGCAGCACTCAGGATATTCTGCTGCGGGTGCTGAACCAGACCAAAGAGCTGATCCAGGTGGGAATCACCCCTGCCGGCACCGGTTTGACCGAAGAAGTCTACGCCTGCTATGTCCGCAGTTACGACCGGCAGGCGCCCGTGCAAGGCAAGGCATCCGCCACGCTCGCACTGCGCATCAGCGGCATCGTCAGCGGCGAAGCCACGCTGCCGGGTGGTTCCTGA
- a CDS encoding phage tail assembly chaperone, with amino-acid sequence MFRGFVAAGLPPDQFWALTPRQYLIAAEAALETAHRNRMVLAWTTAILGRAKDVPALDSLIGRDRRTPAEATAELHASMQAYRQVATERGQVRSWKEWLH; translated from the coding sequence CTGTTTCGCGGATTCGTCGCTGCCGGGCTTCCGCCCGATCAGTTCTGGGCGCTGACCCCCCGGCAATACCTGATTGCAGCAGAAGCCGCACTGGAAACCGCCCACCGCAACCGCATGGTGCTGGCCTGGACCACGGCAATTCTGGGCCGGGCGAAGGATGTGCCCGCGCTGGATAGCCTCATCGGGCGCGACCGGCGGACCCCGGCCGAGGCCACGGCCGAACTTCACGCCTCCATGCAGGCCTATCGTCAGGTGGCCACTGAACGCGGCCAGGTCCGGAGTTGGAAAGAATGGCTTCACTGA